One window from the genome of Cucumis melo cultivar AY chromosome 10, USDA_Cmelo_AY_1.0, whole genome shotgun sequence encodes:
- the LOC103488979 gene encoding uncharacterized protein LOC103488979 isoform X1 — protein sequence MKTIGSWAAVVFLFWELFLSSVVHLAYALYIFTSAVAGDVSDSFRKFKLVDFDPKTAPPSSSSRNSDQHLPPIVLVHGIFGFGKGRLGSLSYFAGAENKDERVLVPDLGSLTSIHDRARELFYYLKGGKVDFGEEHSRVFGHSQFGRLYEQGEYPEWDEDHPIHIVGHSAGAQVARLLQQMLADKAFKGHDNTSENWVLSITAISGAFNGTTRTYLDGMQPEDGETMKPISLLQLCRVGVIAYEWLDIGWLKKYYNFGFDHFDMSWKKMGILGLFKCLLGNTGPFASGDWILPDLTIQGSMRLNSHLQTFKSTYYFSYVTKPPRKIFGLTVPYSIIGIHPLLSIRALQMSRWQFPSELSPPYKGYRDEDWQENDGALNTISMTHPRFPIEHPSHFVHNESESQSLEPGIWYYKIVEADHISFIINRDRAGVQFDLIYDTIFERCRKHICRRKQQLILPNRNTEVQS from the exons ATGAAAACGATCGGTTCGTGGGCAGCTGTGGTTTTCCTTTTTTGGGAACTGTTTTTGAGTTCTGTTGTTCATTTGGCTTATGCTTTGTATATTTTTACCTCCGCTGTAGCTGGTGATGTTTCGGACTCCTTTAGAAAGTTTAAATTGGTCGATTTTGACCCCAAAACGGCGCCGCCGTCGTCCTCGTCGAGAAATTCTGACCAGCATCTTCCTCCGATTGTTTTGGTCCATGGAATTTTTGGTTTTGGAAAAGGG AGATTAGGGAGCTTATCGTATTTTGCTGGGGCGGAGAACAAAGATGAAAGGGTTCTTGTGCCCGATTTGGGGTCCTTAACCAGCATTCACGACAg GGCTCGTGAATTGTTCTATTATTTGAAAGGTGGAAAAGTCGATTTCGGTGAAGAGCACAGCAGAGTTTTTGGTCACTCGCAATTCGGCCGCCTGTATGAACAAG GGGAGTATCCTGAATGGGACGAGGATCATCCTATTCACATCGTGGGGCATTCCGCCGGAGCTCAGGTTGCTCGCCTACTTCAACAAATGCTCGCCGACAAG GCATTCAAGGGCCACGACAACACATCGGAGAATTGGGTTTTAAGTATAACGGCTATATCAGGGGCCTTCAATGGAACCACAAGAACTTACTTGGATGGAATGCA ACCAGAAGACGGAGAGACCATGAAACCAATAAGTCTGCTACAGCTTTGCCGAGTTGGGGTAATAGCTTATGAGTGGTTGGACATTGGCTGGTTGAAAAAATATTACAACTTTGGATTTGACCACTTCGACATGTCATGGAAGAAAATGGGAATTTTGGGTCTGTTCAAATGTTTATTGGGAAATACTGGTCCATTTGCTTCTGGAGATTGGATTCTTCCTGATCTTACAATTCAAGGATCAATGAGATTGAATAGCCATTTGCAAACCTTTAAAAGCACTTATTATTTCAGCTATGTTACAAAGCCTCCAAGAAAAATCTTTGGTCTCACTGTTCCTTACAGTATCATTGGAATCCACCCTCTGCTTTCTATCAGAGCATTGCAAATGAGCCGGTGGCAATTTCCTTCCGAGCTCTCGCCACCGTATAAAGGCTACCG GGATGAGGATTGGCAAGAGAATGATGGGGCATTAAACACAATATCTATGACTCACCCACGTTTTCCAATTGAACATCCAAGCCATTTTGTTCATAATGAATCTGAATCTCAGTCTTTGGAACCTGGCATCTG GTACTACAAGATTGTTGAGGCAGATCACATATCATTCATTATTAATCGGGATCGAGCAGGAGTTCAATTCGATCTGATATACGACACAATTTTTGAGCGTTGTAGAAAACATATATGTAGAAGGAAACAACAACTGATCCTGCCAAACCGAAACACTGAAGTGCAATCGTGA
- the LOC103488979 gene encoding uncharacterized protein LOC103488979 isoform X2, whose translation MKTIAGDVSDSFRKFKLVDFDPKTAPPSSSSRNSDQHLPPIVLVHGIFGFGKGRLGSLSYFAGAENKDERVLVPDLGSLTSIHDRARELFYYLKGGKVDFGEEHSRVFGHSQFGRLYEQGEYPEWDEDHPIHIVGHSAGAQVARLLQQMLADKAFKGHDNTSENWVLSITAISGAFNGTTRTYLDGMQPEDGETMKPISLLQLCRVGVIAYEWLDIGWLKKYYNFGFDHFDMSWKKMGILGLFKCLLGNTGPFASGDWILPDLTIQGSMRLNSHLQTFKSTYYFSYVTKPPRKIFGLTVPYSIIGIHPLLSIRALQMSRWQFPSELSPPYKGYRDEDWQENDGALNTISMTHPRFPIEHPSHFVHNESESQSLEPGIWYYKIVEADHISFIINRDRAGVQFDLIYDTIFERCRKHICRRKQQLILPNRNTEVQS comes from the exons ATGAAAACGATCG CTGGTGATGTTTCGGACTCCTTTAGAAAGTTTAAATTGGTCGATTTTGACCCCAAAACGGCGCCGCCGTCGTCCTCGTCGAGAAATTCTGACCAGCATCTTCCTCCGATTGTTTTGGTCCATGGAATTTTTGGTTTTGGAAAAGGG AGATTAGGGAGCTTATCGTATTTTGCTGGGGCGGAGAACAAAGATGAAAGGGTTCTTGTGCCCGATTTGGGGTCCTTAACCAGCATTCACGACAg GGCTCGTGAATTGTTCTATTATTTGAAAGGTGGAAAAGTCGATTTCGGTGAAGAGCACAGCAGAGTTTTTGGTCACTCGCAATTCGGCCGCCTGTATGAACAAG GGGAGTATCCTGAATGGGACGAGGATCATCCTATTCACATCGTGGGGCATTCCGCCGGAGCTCAGGTTGCTCGCCTACTTCAACAAATGCTCGCCGACAAG GCATTCAAGGGCCACGACAACACATCGGAGAATTGGGTTTTAAGTATAACGGCTATATCAGGGGCCTTCAATGGAACCACAAGAACTTACTTGGATGGAATGCA ACCAGAAGACGGAGAGACCATGAAACCAATAAGTCTGCTACAGCTTTGCCGAGTTGGGGTAATAGCTTATGAGTGGTTGGACATTGGCTGGTTGAAAAAATATTACAACTTTGGATTTGACCACTTCGACATGTCATGGAAGAAAATGGGAATTTTGGGTCTGTTCAAATGTTTATTGGGAAATACTGGTCCATTTGCTTCTGGAGATTGGATTCTTCCTGATCTTACAATTCAAGGATCAATGAGATTGAATAGCCATTTGCAAACCTTTAAAAGCACTTATTATTTCAGCTATGTTACAAAGCCTCCAAGAAAAATCTTTGGTCTCACTGTTCCTTACAGTATCATTGGAATCCACCCTCTGCTTTCTATCAGAGCATTGCAAATGAGCCGGTGGCAATTTCCTTCCGAGCTCTCGCCACCGTATAAAGGCTACCG GGATGAGGATTGGCAAGAGAATGATGGGGCATTAAACACAATATCTATGACTCACCCACGTTTTCCAATTGAACATCCAAGCCATTTTGTTCATAATGAATCTGAATCTCAGTCTTTGGAACCTGGCATCTG GTACTACAAGATTGTTGAGGCAGATCACATATCATTCATTATTAATCGGGATCGAGCAGGAGTTCAATTCGATCTGATATACGACACAATTTTTGAGCGTTGTAGAAAACATATATGTAGAAGGAAACAACAACTGATCCTGCCAAACCGAAACACTGAAGTGCAATCGTGA
- the LOC103488980 gene encoding AP-1 complex subunit mu-2, with translation MAGAASALFLLDIKGRVLIWRDYRGDVSAVQAERFFTKLIEKEGDPQSQDPVVYDNGISYMFIQHNNVYLMVAARQNCNAASLLSFLHRVVDVFKHYFEELEEESLRDNFVVVYELLDEIMDFGYPQYTEAKILSEFIKTDAYRMEVAQRPPMAVTNAVSWRSEGINYKKNEVFLDVVESVNILVNSNGQIIRSDVVGALKMRTYLSGMPECKLGLNDRVLLEAQGRTTKGKAIDLEDIKFHQCVRLARFENDRTISFIPPDGAFDLMTYRLSTQVKPLIWVEAQVERHSKSRIEIMVKARSQFKERSTATNVEIELPVPADATNPNVRTSMGSASYAPEHDALCWKIRSFPGGKEYMLRAEFRLPSITSEEATPERKAPIRVKFEIPYFTVSGIQVRYLKIIEKSGYQALPWVRYITMAGEYELRLI, from the exons ATGGCGGGGGCCGCCTCCGCGCTGTTCCTATTAGACATCAAAGGGCGTGTTCTCATTTGGCGCGACTATCGTGGCGATGTTTCGGCAGTTCAGGCCGAACGCTTCTTCACCAAGCTCATCGAGAAGGAG GGTGATCCGCAATCTCAAGATCCAGTAGTTTACGATAATGGTATAAGCTACATGTTCATTCAGCACAATAATGTGTACCTGATGGTTGCTGCGAGACAGAATTGCAATGCTGCaagtcttctttcttttttgcatcGAGTAGTTGAT GTCTTCAAGCATTATTTTGAAGAGTTGGAAGAAGAATCACTTAGGGACAACTTTGTTGTGGTG TATGAGTTGCTTGATGAAATCATGGACTTTGGTTATCCTCAATACACCGAGGCCAAAATTCTTAGTGAGTTTATAAAGACTGATGCTTATAGAATGGAAGTTGCTCAGAGACCACCGATGGCAGTAACAAATGCAGTTTCTTGGCGGAGTGAAGGGATAAATTACAAGAAGAATGAG GTATTTTTGGATGTGGTGGAGAGTGTTAATATACTTGTCAACAGTAATGGGCAAATAATTAGGTCAGATGTTGTGGGCGCATTGAAGATGAGAACTTACTTAAG TGGTATGCCTGAGTGTAAGCTTGGGCTTAACGATAGAGTATTATTGGAAGCACAAGGCCGAACCACAAAAGGAAAAGCTATTGATTTAGAAGACATCAAATTTCACCA GTGTGTACGTTTGGCCCGCTTTGAAAATGATCGGACCATATCCTTCATACCTCCAGATGGAGCTTTTGATCTCATGACTTATAGACTGAGCACCCAG GTAAAACCTCTTATTTGGGTAGAAGCTCAAGTTGAGAGACATTCAAAAAGTCGTATTGAGATTATGGTGAAAGCAAGGAGCCAGTTCAAGGAGCGAAG CACTGCAACAAATGTTGAGATCGAGTTGCCTGTGCCAGCAGATGCCACCAACCCGAATGTTCGGACCTCAATGGGGTCTGCTTCTTATGCACCAGAACATGATGCATTGTGCTGGAAAATAAGATCGTTTCCAGGTGGCAAg GAGTATATGTTAAGGGCAGAGTTTCGCCTTCCTTCAATTACATCTGAAGAGGCAACTCCAGAGAGAAAAGCGCCAATTCGTGTAAAGTTTGAGATACCATACTTCACTGTTTCTGGAATCCAG GTTCGTTACCTGAAGATTATTGAGAAAAGTGGGTACCAGGCTCTTCCATGGGTGAGATACATCACAATGGCCGGAGAGTATGAACTAAGGCTCATATGA
- the LOC103489554 gene encoding lysM domain receptor-like kinase 3 has protein sequence MTCSRIKKCDASFYHVNKELQGEIEIAAAYSVNPSQLLPLRHKGVEDYLITAPCSCETADGVSGTAYFHDTSFRVGIGDTLSGVSNRNYSGQVWIFGDPLLDAGDVTGVKLLCGCIEDESKIVVTYTVQLHDTLSQIASSLWADADEIHSMNSKLIQDPELIVPGWILFVPMYKNAYQTTKGSTKKHVWTIVIAVLSTLTLLSLGSLAIIFIRRKLKKSQRNNELESSKHHSKSYSITGTSNFQYPLSRAKSEAHKTLSRKVMTEVSGFESEKTLIYSIEEIQEATANFDESRKIGEGGYGTVYHGVLNEQEVAIKKMKSNKSKEFFAELKVLCRIHHINVVELLGYASGDDHLYLVYEYVSNGSLSEHLHDPLKRGYQPLSWPSRTQIALDTAKGIEYIHDHTKSRYVHRDIKTSNILLDENLEAKVADFGLVKLLSRTNDEELVATRLVGTPGYLPPESVKELQVTPKTDVFAFGVVLAELITGRKALVRENQEPKRTKSLITLIYSIFQGENSEAELEAVVDENLHGSYPIEDVYKMGEIAAWCLNENPVGRPEMREIVALLSQLMTSAVEWEASLGGNSQVFSGLFTGR, from the exons ATGACATGTTCAAGAATAAAGAAATGTGACGCCTCGTTTTATCACGTGAACAAAGAGTTGCAGGGGGAGATCGAAATTGCCGCCGCGTACTCCGTCAATCCGTCGCAGCTTCTGCCGCTTCGACACAAGGGAGTTGAGGATTACCTAATTACGGCACCGTGTTCGTGCGAAACGGCCGACGGAGTGTCCGGAACGGCGTATTTTCACGACACGTCGTTCAGAGTGGGAATCGGCGATACCTTGAGCGGCGTTTCGAATCGAAATTACAGCGGACAAGTTTGGATATTCGGTGATCCGTTGCTTGATGCTGGAGATGTAACTGGAGTGAAGTTGTTGTGTGGATGCATCGAAGACGAGTCTAAAATCGTGGTGACTTATACGGTACAGCTGCATGATACTTTATCCCAAATCGCAAGTTCGTTGTGGGCTGATGCTGATGAAATCCATAGTATGAATTCGAAATTGATTCAAGACCCTGAGTTGATCGTTCCCGGTTGGATTTTGTTTGTGCCAATGTACAAGAATGCGTATCAAACAACCAAAG GGTCGACAAAGAAACATGTATGGACAATAGTGATTGCAGTGCTATCAACTTTGACACTACTTTCATTGGGCTCATTGGCTATCATCTTCATAAGGAGAAAATTGAAGAAGTCCCAACGTAACAACGAGCTCGAAAGTTCAAAACATCATTCCAAGAGTTATAGCATTACCGGAACATCCAACTTTCAATATCCGTTGTCCAGGGCCAAATCAGAAGCTCACAAAACATTGTCCAGAAAAG TTATGACAGAAGTATCAGGGTTTGAATCAGAAAAAACATTGATTTATAGCATTGAGGAGATCCAAGAGGCTACGGCTAACTTCGATGAATCTCGTAAGATTGGAGAGGGTGGATATGGAACTGTTTACCATGGAGTATTAAATGAAcag GAGGTTGCAATTAAGAAAATGAAATCAAATAAATCCAAAGAGTTCTTCGCAGAATTAAAGGTTCTGTGCAGGATCCATCACATTAATGTG GTGGAGCTTTTAGGATATGCTAGTGGAGATGACCATTTGTATTTGGTTTACGAGTATGTTTCGAATGGGTCGCTTAGTGAGCATCTACATGATCCATTGAAAAGGG GATACCAACCTTTATCATGGCCTTCAAGAACACAAATAGCTCTAGACACAGCAAAGGGGATCGAGTATATCCACGACCATACTAAATCACGATATGTTCATCGTGATATCAAGACAAGTAATATCCTTCTGGATGAAAACCTTGAAGCAAAG GTTGCAGATTTTGGATTGGTAAAATTACTCAGTCGGACGAACGACGAGGAACTTGTAGCGACTCGACTAGTCGGAACTCCAGGCTACCTCCCTCCAGA ATCTGTAAAAGAGCTGCAAGTGACACCCAAAACGGACGTATTTGCATTCGGGGTGGTTTTGGCAGAGCTAATTACGGGGAGAAAAGCTTTGGTTCGAGAAAACCAAGAGCCAAAGAGAACCAAATCACTAATTACGCTT atttattCAATATTCCAAGGGGAAAACTCTGAGGCAGAGCTGGAAGCCGTCGTGGATGAAAATTTGCATGGAAGCTACCCCATTGAGGACGTTTACAAG ATGGGAGAGATAGCGGCGTGGTGTTTGAATGAAAATCCGGTGGGGAGACCGGAGATGCGTGAAATTGTTGCTTTGCTGTCGCAGCTTATGACCTCCGCCGTCGAATGGGAAGCCTCACTCGGCGGTAACAGTCAGGTTTTCAGTGGCCTCTTCACCGGAAGATGA
- the LOC103489553 gene encoding peroxidase 57-like: MTVDETVVLIGAIRSEEHDTVYSKTEFTITVEQNLRTLPWIRRLRLVSIGHVSAAKFRYGGIRRSKVTARRKNVLYEAIRRMNVAPIGYQDMARDPMTAEIVRRLAFEPRIWKKSFTRAMVRLSRVDVITGNAGEIRKNCRLVN, encoded by the coding sequence ATGACAGTGGACGAAACGGTGGTCCTAATCGGAGCCATTCGATCGGAAGAGCACGATACAGTTTATTCTAAAACAGAATTTACAATTACAGTGGAACAGAATCTCCGGACCCTACCATGGATAAGGCGCCTACGGTTAGTATCCATCGGGCATGTGTCCGCGGCGAAATTTCGATACGGTGGAATTAGGAGATCGAAGGTCACGGCGAGGAGGAAGAACGTTCTATATGAGGCTATTAGAAGGATGAACGTTGCTCCGATCGGATATCAAGATATGGCGCGGGATCCGATGACGGCGGAGATTGTTAGGAGATTGGCGTTTGAACCGAGGATATGGAAGAAGAGTTTTACGAGGGCTATGGTTCGACTGAGTAGGGTCGATGTGATCACGGGAAATGCAGGAGAGATTAGGAAGAATTGTCGGCTtgttaattaa
- the LOC103488978 gene encoding uncharacterized protein LOC103488978 → MKALFHPESSFLHPHHSRCQNNRDLLRFQVRTPLIFPVKDRGRWIREKRICLTAKAELDWATMDQLGLSESDVQSPAISTSYRSLNLPKPNQTVLEAQARVCTGPTQTRPLSEEQAFKVLDTILRSVKGELKDEEEVSRSQLGAFFSAMTIRANVFPEATQWSEGEKKAMATFWPLLIRVLPPEVIFIADPEGSIMGGSSIGPQFVGKGSCEMRLVGALREILAGGHLGYEEVQGVMRDVLPLKTESSMPSGVSHSLLSAFLIGQRMNRETDRELKAHCLAFDDESGPTPVADVRSLTHYGEPYDGNTRYFRSTLFVAAVRSCYGESCLLHGVDWMPPKGGITEEQMLKFMGANTNVSPSHAKRLLEDEEVGFAYVSQREARPSLYSLVGLREHIKKRPPLATTEKVQQFVKARGKEAIVTGFYHHGYEEPLLMLMRRRGVHSGLVVKGEEGALSMTTKLRSANASKGLPVNYCSGFRSLSMQSAFEVDGVSRHSFSLEVNAADYGFQPTDTPRTDRSVSKNIELGLAALNGEKGAAYDRIVLNAGMVDHLLGCSGAEDVSVALDRAREAIDSGKALKRLLNYIKISNKFK, encoded by the exons ATGAAAGCTCTTTTCCATCCTGaatcttcttttcttcatcCGCATCATTCTCGCTGCCAGAACAACAGAGACCTTCTCCGTTTCCAAGTTCGAACTCCTTTGATATTTCCTGTTAAAGATCGAGGACGATGGATAAGAGAGAAGCGGATATGTTTGACCGCAAAAGCTGAACTAGATTGGGCTACGATGGATCAATTAGGACTTTCGGAGTCGGATGTACAGAGTCCGGCAATTTCAACTTCGTATCGTAGTTTGAATTTGCCGAAGCCAAACCAGACGGTGCTGGAAGCTCAGGCTAGGGTTTGTACCGGACCTACACAGACCAGGCCGCTTAGTGAAGAACAAGCTTTTAAGGTGCTGGACACAATTTTAAGATCAG TTAAAGGAGAGCTTAAAGATGAAGAGGAAGTATCACGATCACAGCTTGGAGCATTCTTTTCTGCAATGACTATACGTGCAAATGTCTTCCCTGAGGCAACTCAGTGGAGTGAAGGGGAAAAGAAGGCAATGGCAACATTTTGGCCACTCCTAATTCGAGTTCTACCTCCTGAAGTAATCTTCATTGCTGATCCTGAGGGTTCTATTATGGGAGGGAGTTCAATTGGGCCTCAATTTGTTGGGAAAGGTTCCTGTGAAATGAGGTTGGTTGGTGCCCTTAGAGAAATTTTAGCAGGTGGGCATCTTGGGTATGAGGAGGTCCAAGGGGTGATGAGAGACGTGCTTCCACTTAAAACAGAAAGCTCAATGCCGTCAGGAGTTAGTCATTCACTACTTTCAGCCTTTTTAATTGGTCAACGTATGAACCGGGAAACTGATCGTGAGCTTAAAGCACATTGCCTTGCATTTGATGATGAATCAG GTCCCACTCCAGTTGCTGATGTTAGATCATTGACTCATTATGGGGAACCTTATGATGGAAATACACGTTATTTCAGGAGCACATTGTTTGTTGCTGCGGTTAGATCCTGTTATGGCGAATCTTGCTTGCTACATGGTGTGGATTGGATGCCTCCAAAG GGTGGTATTACTGAAGAGCAGATGCTGAAATTTATGGGCGCAAACACAAACGTATCCCCCTCGCATGCTAAAAGACTTCTTGAG GATGAGGAAGTTGGTTTTGCCTATGTAAGTCAGCGTGAAGCTCGTCCATCTTT ATATTCATTGGTTGGGCTGAGGGAGCACATAAAGAAACGGCCACCATTGGCAACGACTGAAAAGGTTCAGCAATTTGTGAAG GCTAGAGGGAAGGAAGCTATTGTGACTGGATTCTATCATCACGGTTATGAAGAACCACTTTTAATGCTAATGAGGAGAAGGGGTGTTCACTCCGGTTTAGTCGTGAAG GGTGAGGAAGGAGCACTCTCAATGACGACAAAGTTGCGGTCCGCCAATGCTTCAAAAGGGCTTCCTGTGAACTACTGTTCTGGTTTTCGATCACTGAGCATGCAATCAGCTTTCGAAGTTGATG GAGTATCACGTCACAGTTTCAGTCTGGAGGTCAATGCGGCTGACTATGGATTTCAACCCACTGATACTCCAAGAACCGACAGATCG GTGTCAAAGAACATAGAGTTGGGGTTAGCAGCTCTTAATGGTGAGAAGGGAGCGGCATACGATAGGATTGTGTTGAATGCTGGAATGGTGGATCACTTGCTAGGATGCAGTGGCGCTGAAGATGTGTCCGTAGCTCTTGATAGGGCCCGAGAAGCAATCGACAGTGGCAAAGCTCTTAAACGTCTCTTAAACTATATCAAAATTTCTAACAAGTTTAAGTAG
- the LOC103488976 gene encoding ribose-phosphate pyrophosphokinase 4-like has translation MAANRPLHFPFKNPNTLLDSSRNSSSVPFSRTYAIGDSKIKNRIACEIKNFENTYQWTIESVPGTTDSFCSIQNSASISTSVPMAAASAAVAALELTSKTDAKKICLFFCPETKTLAEKIADESDGIDLRSISWRKFEDGFPNIFIPNAQGIRGQHVAFLASFSSPSVIFEQLSVIYALPKLFVSSFTLVLPFFPTGTFERMEDEGDVATAFTLARILSHIPISRGGPTSLVTFDIHALQERFYFGDNILPCFESGIPLLKNRLQQLPDSDNIAIAFPDDGAWKRFHKQLQHFPTIVCAKVREGDQRIVRLKEGEPKGRHVVIVDDLVQSGGTLRECQKVLAAHGAAKISAYVTHGIFPNKSWQRFEHDNGGNPENGLTYFWITDSCPLTVKEVANRAPFEVLSLAGSIAAALRI, from the exons ATGGCGGCAAATCGCCCCCTTCACTTTCCTTTCAAAAACCCTAACACACTCCTTGATTCCTCCCGAAATTCATCGTCGGTGCCATTTTCTAGAACATATGCCATCGGAGATTCGAAGATCAAGAACCGCATTGCGTGTGAGATCAAGAATTTCGAGAATACTTATCAGTGGACTATCGAAAGCGTTCCTGGTACTACTGATTCTTTTTGCTCAATTCAAAATTCTGCTTCTATTTCGACCTCCGTACCAATGGCTGCTGCCTCCGCCGCCGTCGCGGCTTTGGAATTGACTTCTAAAACCGACGCCAAGAAGATCTGCCTCTTTTTCTGCCCGGAGACGAAGACTCTTGCGGAGAAAATCGCTGACGAGTCTGATGGAATTGATCTGCGTAGTATCTCATGGAG GAAGTTCGAAGATGGATTTCCGAACATATTTATACCTAATGCTCAAGGAATTCGTGGACAGCATGTAGCGTTTCTGGCATCCTTCAGTTCACCATCTGTAATCTTTGAGCAACTCTCCGTTATTTATGCACTGCCTAAATTGTTCGTCTCTTCATTTACGCTTGTTCTTCCTTTCTTTCCAACTGGAACTTTTGAGCGTATGGAGGATGAAGGAGATGTTGCAACAGCTTTTACTCTTGCTCGGATCCTATCGCATATACCAATTTCAAGAGGAGGTCCGACGAGCCTTGTAACTTTTGACATTCATGCCTTGCAG GAGAGGTTTTACTTTGGGGACAATATTTTACCTTGCTTTGAAAGTGGAATTCCTTTGCTAAAGAATAGGCTGCAGCAGTTGCCCGATTCTGATAAC ATAGCAATTGCATTTCCTGATGATGGAGCATGGAAAAGGTTTCATAAGCAGCTGCAGCATTTTCCTACG attGTATGTGCGAAAGTTCGGGAAGGAGACCAAAGAATAGTGCGCCTAAAGGAGGGGGAACCGAAAGGACGGCATGTTGTGATTGTGGATGATTTGGTTCAATCTGGTGGAACTCTAAGAGAGTGCCAG AAAGTGCTGGCCGCGCACGGGGCAGCAAAAATCAGCGCTTACGTGACACACGGAATTTTTCCGAATAAATCGTGGCAACGCTTTGAACATGATAATGGAG GGAATCCTGAGAACGGGCTCACATATTTTTGGATTACTGATTCGTGCCCGTTGACCGTTAAAGAAGTAGCAAATAGAGCTCCTTTTGAAGTTCTCAGCCTTGCTGGTTCCATAGCTGCAGCGCTTCGTATATAG
- the LOC103489552 gene encoding glutamate--glyoxylate aminotransferase 2 encodes MSQKALDYESINENVKKAQYAVRGELYLRASELQKEGKKIIFTNVGNPHALGQKPLTFPRQVVALCQAPFLLEDPNVGLIFPADAIARAKSYLSLIPGGLVAYSDSRGIPAIRKEVADFIGRRDGYPSDPELIYLTDGASKGVMQILNTIIRGEGDGILVPVPQYPLYSATIALFGGSLVPYYLEETANWGLDINDLRQSVAQARSKGINVRAMVIINPGNPTGQCLSEANLREILNFCFQENLVLLGDEVYQQNVYQDERPFISSRKVLLDMGPPISNELQLISFHTVSKGYWGECGQRGGYFEMTNIPPRTVDEIYKVASISLSPNVPAQIFMGLMVNPPKPGDFSYDQYISESKGILESLRRRARIMTDGFNSCKNVVCNFTEGAMYSFPQIRLPPRAIESAKQLGKVPDVLYCLKLLEATGISTVPGSGFGQKEGVFHLRTTILPAEEDMPEIMASFKKFNDAFMEEYGA; translated from the exons ATGTCACAAAAGGCACTAGACTATGAGtcaattaatgaaaatgtgaAGAAGGCTCAGTATGCTGTTAGAGGAGAACTATATCTGCGAGCTTCGGAGCTtcagaaagaaggaaaaaag ATTATTTTCACAAATGTTGGAAATCCTCATGCTCTTGGACAGAAGCCATTGACTTTTCCACGTCAG GTTGTTGCTCTTTGCCAAGCTCCCTTTTTGTTGGAAGATCCTAATGTAGGATTAATATTTCCTGCTGATGCTATTGCACGAGCCAAAAGTTACCTCTCCTTGATTCCGGGAGGCCTAG TTGCTTACAGCGATTCCCGAGGAATTCCTGCAATCAGGAAGGAAGTAGCAGACTTTATAGGAAGGCGAGATGGCTATCC CAGTGATCCAGAACTCATATACCTCACTGATGGCGCTAGTAAGGGTGTAATGCAGATATTGAACACTATTATCCGTGGTGAAGGGGATGGG ATTTTGGTCCCGGTTCCGCAATACCCTCTTTACTCAGCTACTATTGCACTCTTTGGGGGCTCTCTTGTTCCATACTACCTAGAAGAGACTGCAAATTGGGGTCTTGACATTAATGATCTTCGCCAGTCAGTCGCGCAGGCTCGCTCCAAAGGAATTAAT GTAAGAGCTATGGTGATTATAAATCCTGGCAACCCCACTGGCCAATGCCTTAGTGAAGCAAATCTGAGAGAGATTCTGAACTTCTGTTTCCAAGAGAATTTGGTCTTACTCGGAGATGAGGTGTATCAGCAAAATGTATACCAAGACGAACGCCCTTTCATTAGTTCTAGAAAG GTATTACTAGATATGGGTCCACCTATTAGCAATGAGCTGCAGCTTATTTCTTTTCACACCGTGTCGAAAGGATATTGGGGAGAATGTGGACAACGTGGGGGATACTTTGAGATGACCAACATTCCTCCAAGG ACGGTTGATGAAATATATAAAGTTGCTTCTATATCACTCAGCCCAAACGTTCCTGCCCAGATATTT ATGGGTTTGATGGTCAATCCTCCCAAGCCTGgtgatttttcatatgatcAGTATATTAGCGAAAG CAAGGGGATCCTTGAATCACTAAGGAGAAGAGCAAGAATAATGACCGATGGATTTAACAGCTGCAAAAATGTAGTCTGCAATTTCACTGAAG GTGCCATGTATTCGTTCCCACAAATACGCCTCCCGCCGAGAGCAATCGAGTCTGCCAAACAGTTAGGAAAAGTGCCTGATGTTTTATACTGCCTCAAGCTCTTAGAAGCCACTGGAATCTCCACTGTTCCAGGCTCAGGATTTGGGCAGAAAGAAGG GGTGTTCCATTTGAGGACAACAATCTTACCAGCTGAGGAAGACATGCCTGAAATCATGGCAAGTTTCAAGAAGTTCAACGATGCATTCATGGAGGAATATGGGGCATAG